From a single Bombus huntii isolate Logan2020A unplaced genomic scaffold, iyBomHunt1.1 ctg00000067.1, whole genome shotgun sequence genomic region:
- the LOC126876201 gene encoding venom serine protease Bi-VSP-like isoform X2, giving the protein MIEYRIGAWPWIAALGFRNPRNPDKPLWKCGGSLISARHVLTAAHCAHMDGIENIHNHNIAILRLVEEVPFSRYVYPICTKEPLRKSNFVGYNPLVAGWGALRYRRPRRNALMEVQMPVIKNAECKIAYSKFPNAPDITDGIICAEHAQGGEDSCTADRGGPLLIQHELTSYLIGIVSYAYKCGTAGYPSVYTRVTSYLDFILQAMQ; this is encoded by the exons atgatcgaatatcgaatag gcgcttggccatggatcgctgcattaggttttcgtaatccccgaaacccagacaaaccactatggaagtgcggaggttccctgatatcggctaggcatgttttgaccgcagcacattgtgcacatatggatggaatagaaaacatacacaatcataatattgccattcttagattggtggaggaggtgccattttcga ggtacgtatatcccatttgtacgaaagagcccctacgaaagagcaacttcgtcggctataacccccttgttgctggatggggagcattaagatata gacgaccacgacgtaatgcattaatggaagtacaaatgccagtgattaagaacgccgaatgcaaaatagcttattccaaatttcctaatgcacctgatatcactgatggtataatatgcgccgaacatgctcagggtggagaggattcttgtacg gctgaccgcggcggaccactgctgatacaacatgaattaacctcgtatttaataggtattgtgtcttatgcttataagtgcggcacagctgggtatcccagcgtttacactagggtcacatcgtaccttgacttcattctccaagcgatgcaataa
- the LOC126876205 gene encoding venom serine protease Bi-VSP-like, which produces MIEYRIGAWPWIAALGFRNPRNPDKPLWKCGGSLISARHVLTAAHCAHMDGIENIHNHNIVILRLVEEVPFSRYVYPICTKEPLRKSNFVGYNPLVAGWGALRYRRPRRNALMEVQMPVIKNAECKIAYSKFPNAPDITDGIICAEHAQGGEDSCTADRGGPLLIQHELTSYLIGIVSYAYKCGTAGYPSVYTRVTSYLDFILQAMQ; this is translated from the exons atgatcgaatatcgaatag gcgcttggccatggatcgctgcattaggttttcgtaatccccgaaacccagacaaaccactatggaagtgcggaggttccctgatatcggctaggcatgttttgaccgcagcacattgtgcacatatggatggaatagaaaacatacacaatcataatattgtcattcttagattggtggaggaggtgccattttcga ggtacgtatatcccatttgtacgaaagagcccctacgaaagagcaacttcgtcggctataacccccttgttgctggatggggagcattaagatata gacgaccacgacgtaatgcattaatggaagtacaaatgccagtgattaagaacgccgaatgcaaaatagcttattccaaatttcctaatgcacctgatatcactgatggtataatatgcgccgaacatgctcagggtggagaggattcttgtacg gctgaccgcggcggaccactgctgatacaacatgaattaacctcgtatttaataggtattgtgtcttatgcttataagtgcggcacagctgggtatcccagcgtttacactagggtcacatcgtaccttgacttcattctccaagcgatgcaataa
- the LOC126876201 gene encoding venom serine protease Bi-VSP-like isoform X1, with protein MYIHNYDYCILGAWPWIAALGFRNPRNPDKPLWKCGGSLISARHVLTAAHCAHMDGIENIHNHNIAILRLVEEVPFSRYVYPICTKEPLRKSNFVGYNPLVAGWGALRYRRPRRNALMEVQMPVIKNAECKIAYSKFPNAPDITDGIICAEHAQGGEDSCTADRGGPLLIQHELTSYLIGIVSYAYKCGTAGYPSVYTRVTSYLDFILQAMQ; from the exons atgtatattcacaactatgactattgcattttaggcgcttggccatggatcgctgcattaggttttcgtaatccccgaaacccagacaaaccactatggaagtgcggaggttccctgatatcggctaggcatgttttgaccgcagcacattgtgcacatatggatggaatagaaaacatacacaatcataatattgccattcttagattggtggaggaggtgccattttcga ggtacgtatatcccatttgtacgaaagagcccctacgaaagagcaacttcgtcggctataacccccttgttgctggatggggagcattaagatata gacgaccacgacgtaatgcattaatggaagtacaaatgccagtgattaagaacgccgaatgcaaaatagcttattccaaatttcctaatgcacctgatatcactgatggtataatatgcgccgaacatgctcagggtggagaggattcttgtacg gctgaccgcggcggaccactgctgatacaacatgaattaacctcgtatttaataggtattgtgtcttatgcttataagtgcggcacagctgggtatcccagcgtttacactagggtcacatcgtaccttgacttcattctccaagcgatgcaataa